From a single Pseudoliparis swirei isolate HS2019 ecotype Mariana Trench chromosome 12, NWPU_hadal_v1, whole genome shotgun sequence genomic region:
- the LOC130202468 gene encoding nuclear receptor coactivator 7 isoform X2 → MEKRDRKPGYFARLKRRRQLKQSQSEKNMTEQNPAVISCPDVPKDQDPDKKTDLQRIPAKPPAASDDGCNSAIKAKREKKRPPGTTEFIVGPDDSLSSIALKFNVTPNKLVQLNKLFSRSIYPGQKLFVPDVSRSEADLQSQGSSDPSVTNGVSEKDSHGGVPNCSLTKSLRRELSPNSEDESPATVKFIKMSCKYFTDGMGVVGGVLIVTPNNIMFDPHKSDPLVIEHGCEEYGLICPMEEVVSVALYDDVSRMKLKDALPSPGEWEQLPSERDLNPFSRYEALNPKRPIVLDDIDSTLSETASTESEQTEKSPSDEGFTDLEPTVNGSTGEAEGTSTKTPGIGRRDQLDRAPEPDLRDKTVLSQTKGKLDEEEDEGVAQNGSVEEGETIRFSSETEKQSDSCDGPTSREETKDMKPRGAGELLNGARDEMIDAPVDQSRKLSLNEAPGILGDSNPEKRSPDRPAGEAELSEEERRKKSYKAEVKSWLLERMQAPIEDMLCSSEEKSKIPPMFLCFKVGKPMRKSFATGRTSSPAHSFGGRGKQPEYWFAVPQERVDHLYGFFVQWSPDVYGREAREQGFVVVEKDELDMIDNFFSDPASCSWEIITIDEAKRRQSFSSCDGELSLDALPILRDASDLLQDEHTEKLASRLPARVQIYPWRLAYSTVRHGTSLKTLYRSLADVDSPVLMVIKDMDNQIFGAFSTHPFRVSEHCYGTGETFLYSFCPEIKVFRWTGENSYFVKGNTDSLQMGGGGGQLGLWLDAELYRGTTTKCATFNNQPLSVQQDFNIHSVEVWTFE, encoded by the exons ATGgagaagagagacaggaagcCGGGGTATTTTGCCAG GCTGAAGAGGCGGAGACAGCTCAAGCAGAGCCAATCGGAAAAGAATATGACTGAGCAGAACCCGGCTGTCATTTCCTGTCCAGACGTCCCAAAGGACCAGGACCCCGACAAGAAGACGGACCTGCAGAGAATTCCAGCGAAGCCACCGGCGGCCTCGG ACGATGGCTGTAACAGTGCCATTAAGgcaaagagggagaagaagagaccACCGGGGACAACGGAGTTCATT GTGGGACCTGACGACTCCCTCAGCAGCATCGCGCTCAAGTTCAACGTCACCCCCAACAAACTGGTCCAGCTGAACAAGCTCTTCTCTCGCAGCATCTACCCCGGTCAG AAGCTGTTCGTCCCCGATGTGAGCCGGTCAGAAGCTGACCTCCAGTCTCAGGGTTCCTCTGATCCCTCAGTCACAAACGGCGTATCGGAGAAAGACTCGCAT GGCGGCGTGCCAAACTGCTCGTTAACAAAGTCCCTCCGGCGTGAACTCTCCCCGAACTCGGAGGACGAGAGCCCGGCAACAGTTAAATTCATCAAGATGAGCTGCAAATATTTCACTGACGGCATG GGAGTGGTGGGCGGCGTGCTGATCGTGACCCCCAACAACATCATGTTTGACCCCCACAAGTCCGACCCCCTGGTGATCGAGCACGGCTGCGAAGAGTACGGCCTGATCTGCCCCATGGAGGAGGTCGTCTCCGTGGCGCTGTACGACGACGTGTCGCGCATGAAGCTCAAAGACGCCCTGCCATC GCCCGGCGAGTGGGAGCAACTGCCATCAGAGCGCGATCTGAACCCCTTTAGCCGCTATGAAGCTCTTAATCCAAAGCGACCAATCGTGTTGGATGACATCGACTCCACCCTCTCAGAAACCG CGAGCACAGAGAGCGAGCAGACGGAGAAGTCTCCGTCAGACGAAGGATTCACAGATTTGGAGCCAACTGTCAACGGGAGCACTGGCGAAGCCGAGGGGACGTCCACCAAAACACCCGGCATCGGCCGCAGGGACCAACTGGACCGagcaccagaaccagacctTCGAGACAAGACGGTTCTGAGTCAAACTAAAGGTAAACttgatgaggaagaggatgagggcgTCGCTCAAAACGGCTCCGTTGAGGAAGGCGAGACGATACGGTTCTCTTCAGAGACTGAAAAACAGTCCGACTCGTGTGATGGACCTACAAGCCGAGAGGAAACCAAAGATATGAAACCTAGAGGGGCCGGCGAGCTGCTAAATGGTGCACGTGATGAAATGATCGACGCACCAGTCGACCAAAGCAGGAAATTAAGTCTCAACGAGGCTCCTGGGATTCTTGGAGACTCGAATCCGGAGAAACGTAGCCCAGACCGACCAGCAGGGGAAGCTGAactgagtgaggaggagagacggaagaAAAGCTACAAGGCAGAAGTGAAGTCATGGCTGCTGGAGAGGATGCAGGCTCCAATAGAAG ACATGCTTTGCTCATCAGAGGAGAAGAGTAAAATCCCACCTATGTTCCTGTGCTTCAAAGTGGGAAAGCCAATGAGGAAGTCCTTCGCCACCGGGAGGACCTCTAGTCCCGCCCACTCATTTGGGGGGCGGGGCAAACAGCCGGAGTACTGGTTTGCTGTGCCACAAGAAAG ggtgGACCACCTGTATGGGTTTTTCGTCCAGTGGTCCCCAGATGTGTACGGGAGGGAGGCTCGAGAGCAGGGCTTTGTTGTGGTGGAGAAGGATGAGCTGGACATGATTGACAACTTCTTCAGTGACCCTGCATCTTGCAGCTGGGAG ATCATCACCATTGATGAGGCCAAGCGGCGGCAGAGTTTCAGCAGCTGTGACGGAGAATTGTCATTGGACGCTCTGCCCATACTCCGAGACGCCAGTGATCTGCTGCAGGACGAGCACACCGAGAAg CTTGCCAGTCGCTTGCCAGCGCGGGTGCAGATTTACCCCTGGAGGCTGGCCTACAGCACGGTGAGACACGGGACCAGCCTGAAGACCCTGTACAGGAGCCTGGCAGACGTGGACAGTCCCGTGCTGATGGTCATCAAGGATATGGATAACCAG ATATTCGGGGCTTTCTCGACTCATCCCTTCAGAGTGAGCGAGCACTGCTACGGCACGGGGGAGACGTTCCTCTACAGCTTCTGTCCTGAGATCAAG GTGTTCCGCTGGACGGGGGAGAATTCTTACTTTGTGAAGGGCAACACGGATTCTCTccagatgggaggaggagg TGGTCAGCTGGGTCTGTGGCTGGACGCCGAGCTGTACCGAGGAACCACCACCAAATGTGCCACCTTCAACAACCAGCCTCTCTCTGTGCAGCAAGACTTCAACATCCACAGTGTGGAGGTGTGGACCTTTGAGTAG
- the LOC130202468 gene encoding nuclear receptor coactivator 7 isoform X1, whose product MEKRDRKPGYFARLKRRRQLKQSQSEKNMTEQNPAVISCPDVPKDQDPDKKTDLQRIPAKPPAASDDGCNSAIKAKREKKRPPGTTEFIVGPDDSLSSIALKFNVTPNKLVQLNKLFSRSIYPGQKLFVPDVSRSEADLQSQGSSDPSVTNGVSEKDSHGGVPNCSLTKSLRRELSPNSEDESPATVKFIKMSCKYFTDGMGVVGGVLIVTPNNIMFDPHKSDPLVIEHGCEEYGLICPMEEVVSVALYDDVSRMKLKDALPSDLPQDLCPVYRPGEWEQLPSERDLNPFSRYEALNPKRPIVLDDIDSTLSETASTESEQTEKSPSDEGFTDLEPTVNGSTGEAEGTSTKTPGIGRRDQLDRAPEPDLRDKTVLSQTKGKLDEEEDEGVAQNGSVEEGETIRFSSETEKQSDSCDGPTSREETKDMKPRGAGELLNGARDEMIDAPVDQSRKLSLNEAPGILGDSNPEKRSPDRPAGEAELSEEERRKKSYKAEVKSWLLERMQAPIEDMLCSSEEKSKIPPMFLCFKVGKPMRKSFATGRTSSPAHSFGGRGKQPEYWFAVPQERVDHLYGFFVQWSPDVYGREAREQGFVVVEKDELDMIDNFFSDPASCSWEIITIDEAKRRQSFSSCDGELSLDALPILRDASDLLQDEHTEKLASRLPARVQIYPWRLAYSTVRHGTSLKTLYRSLADVDSPVLMVIKDMDNQIFGAFSTHPFRVSEHCYGTGETFLYSFCPEIKVFRWTGENSYFVKGNTDSLQMGGGGGQLGLWLDAELYRGTTTKCATFNNQPLSVQQDFNIHSVEVWTFE is encoded by the exons ATGgagaagagagacaggaagcCGGGGTATTTTGCCAG GCTGAAGAGGCGGAGACAGCTCAAGCAGAGCCAATCGGAAAAGAATATGACTGAGCAGAACCCGGCTGTCATTTCCTGTCCAGACGTCCCAAAGGACCAGGACCCCGACAAGAAGACGGACCTGCAGAGAATTCCAGCGAAGCCACCGGCGGCCTCGG ACGATGGCTGTAACAGTGCCATTAAGgcaaagagggagaagaagagaccACCGGGGACAACGGAGTTCATT GTGGGACCTGACGACTCCCTCAGCAGCATCGCGCTCAAGTTCAACGTCACCCCCAACAAACTGGTCCAGCTGAACAAGCTCTTCTCTCGCAGCATCTACCCCGGTCAG AAGCTGTTCGTCCCCGATGTGAGCCGGTCAGAAGCTGACCTCCAGTCTCAGGGTTCCTCTGATCCCTCAGTCACAAACGGCGTATCGGAGAAAGACTCGCAT GGCGGCGTGCCAAACTGCTCGTTAACAAAGTCCCTCCGGCGTGAACTCTCCCCGAACTCGGAGGACGAGAGCCCGGCAACAGTTAAATTCATCAAGATGAGCTGCAAATATTTCACTGACGGCATG GGAGTGGTGGGCGGCGTGCTGATCGTGACCCCCAACAACATCATGTTTGACCCCCACAAGTCCGACCCCCTGGTGATCGAGCACGGCTGCGAAGAGTACGGCCTGATCTGCCCCATGGAGGAGGTCGTCTCCGTGGCGCTGTACGACGACGTGTCGCGCATGAAGCTCAAAGACGCCCTGCCATC AGACCTACCCCAGGATTTATGTCCTGTGTACAGGCCCGGCGAGTGGGAGCAACTGCCATCAGAGCGCGATCTGAACCCCTTTAGCCGCTATGAAGCTCTTAATCCAAAGCGACCAATCGTGTTGGATGACATCGACTCCACCCTCTCAGAAACCG CGAGCACAGAGAGCGAGCAGACGGAGAAGTCTCCGTCAGACGAAGGATTCACAGATTTGGAGCCAACTGTCAACGGGAGCACTGGCGAAGCCGAGGGGACGTCCACCAAAACACCCGGCATCGGCCGCAGGGACCAACTGGACCGagcaccagaaccagacctTCGAGACAAGACGGTTCTGAGTCAAACTAAAGGTAAACttgatgaggaagaggatgagggcgTCGCTCAAAACGGCTCCGTTGAGGAAGGCGAGACGATACGGTTCTCTTCAGAGACTGAAAAACAGTCCGACTCGTGTGATGGACCTACAAGCCGAGAGGAAACCAAAGATATGAAACCTAGAGGGGCCGGCGAGCTGCTAAATGGTGCACGTGATGAAATGATCGACGCACCAGTCGACCAAAGCAGGAAATTAAGTCTCAACGAGGCTCCTGGGATTCTTGGAGACTCGAATCCGGAGAAACGTAGCCCAGACCGACCAGCAGGGGAAGCTGAactgagtgaggaggagagacggaagaAAAGCTACAAGGCAGAAGTGAAGTCATGGCTGCTGGAGAGGATGCAGGCTCCAATAGAAG ACATGCTTTGCTCATCAGAGGAGAAGAGTAAAATCCCACCTATGTTCCTGTGCTTCAAAGTGGGAAAGCCAATGAGGAAGTCCTTCGCCACCGGGAGGACCTCTAGTCCCGCCCACTCATTTGGGGGGCGGGGCAAACAGCCGGAGTACTGGTTTGCTGTGCCACAAGAAAG ggtgGACCACCTGTATGGGTTTTTCGTCCAGTGGTCCCCAGATGTGTACGGGAGGGAGGCTCGAGAGCAGGGCTTTGTTGTGGTGGAGAAGGATGAGCTGGACATGATTGACAACTTCTTCAGTGACCCTGCATCTTGCAGCTGGGAG ATCATCACCATTGATGAGGCCAAGCGGCGGCAGAGTTTCAGCAGCTGTGACGGAGAATTGTCATTGGACGCTCTGCCCATACTCCGAGACGCCAGTGATCTGCTGCAGGACGAGCACACCGAGAAg CTTGCCAGTCGCTTGCCAGCGCGGGTGCAGATTTACCCCTGGAGGCTGGCCTACAGCACGGTGAGACACGGGACCAGCCTGAAGACCCTGTACAGGAGCCTGGCAGACGTGGACAGTCCCGTGCTGATGGTCATCAAGGATATGGATAACCAG ATATTCGGGGCTTTCTCGACTCATCCCTTCAGAGTGAGCGAGCACTGCTACGGCACGGGGGAGACGTTCCTCTACAGCTTCTGTCCTGAGATCAAG GTGTTCCGCTGGACGGGGGAGAATTCTTACTTTGTGAAGGGCAACACGGATTCTCTccagatgggaggaggagg TGGTCAGCTGGGTCTGTGGCTGGACGCCGAGCTGTACCGAGGAACCACCACCAAATGTGCCACCTTCAACAACCAGCCTCTCTCTGTGCAGCAAGACTTCAACATCCACAGTGTGGAGGTGTGGACCTTTGAGTAG
- the gata4 gene encoding transcription factor GATA-4 isoform X1: MCVSSPVRNCSHINIHSINTDVQLQGEDMYQGIMTTNHGSHSYEAGFLHNSSAGTSPVYVPTTRVVTPMMPSLPYLQTPGAPQQSSPASSHSAWAQPCSDAVPSYNHSSVSPRFAFSTSPPLSSTARDTAASYSGPLNISGSARSLSGSYHSPYPAYMSPNVGGAWSASPFDSPVLHGLQTGAPHGTTRHPNIDLFDDFAEGRECVNCGAMSTPLWRRDGTGHYLCNACGLYHKMNGINRPLIKPQRRLGSDIFYMPQSASRRVGLSCTNCHTTTTTLWRRNAEGEPVCNACGLYMKLHGVPRPLAMKKEGIQTRKRKPKNLNKSQTGTPGSDGTPVTPSSTPRASTTTEEPRQIKTEPDTHSLYSHHSAHAQISALPAYMSAQGGAIPLKMSPGGHVMSSGSKAEPWNNLILA; encoded by the exons ATGTGTG TCAGCAGTCCCGTGCGTAACTGCAGCCATATCAATATTCATTCAATCAACACGGATGTCCAGCTTCAAGGAGAGGATATGTATCAGGGCATAATGACAACCAACCACGGATCCCACTCCTATGAGGCCGGATTTCTGCACAACTCCTCGGCGGGCACCTCTCCGGTGTATGTGCCCACCACCCGGGTCGTCACCCCGATGATGCCGTCGCTGCCTTACCTCCAGACGCCCGGTGCGCCGCAGCAGAGCAGCCCCGCGTCGAGCCACTCGGCCTGGGCGCAGCCGTGCAGCGACGCGGTGCCCTCGTACAAccactcctctgtgtctccgcGCTTCGCCTTCTCCACCAGCCCGCCGCTGTCCTCCACGGCCCGGGACACGGCAGCGTCTTACAGCGGCCCGCTAAACATCTCTGGCAGCGCCCGGAGCCTCAGCGGGTCGTATCACAGCCCCTACCCGGCCTACATGAGCCCGAACGTGGGTGGAGCATGGTCGGCGTCCCCCTTTGATAGCCCGGTCCTCCACGGTCTCCAAACCGGTGCTCCTCATGGCACAACACGGCACCCAAACATAG ACCTGTTCGATGACTTTGCTGAGGGTCGAGAGTGTGTGAACTGCGGGGCGATGTCGACCCCCCTCTGGAGGCGGGATGGGACTGGCCACTATCTGTGCAATGCCTGCGGACTGTACCACAAGATGAATGGCATCAACAGACCTCTCATCAAACCTCAACGACGGCTG GGCTCTGACATATTTTATATGCCGcagtctgcctccaggagggttGGCCTGTCCTGCACCAACtgtcacaccaccaccaccaccctgtggCGACGAAACGCAGAGGGAGAGCCGGTCTGCAACGCCTGTGGCCTCTACATGAAGCTCCATGGG GTTCCACGACCCCTGGCCATGAAGAAGGAGGGGATCCAGACCCGCAAACGCAAACCCAAAAACCTCAACAAGTCCCAAACTG GGACCCCAGGAAGTGATGGGACTCCAGTCACGCCCAGCAGCACTCCCAGGGCCTCCACCACCACCGAGGAGCCTCGACAGATAAAGACCGAGCCGGACACTCACAGCTTGTACTCACACCACAGCGCACACGCACAG ATTTCCGCCCTCCCAGCCTACATGTCAGCTCAAGGCGGGGCCATTCCTCTCAAGATGTCCCCCGGGGGCCACGTCATGTCTTCTGGCTCCAAAGCAGAGCCCTGGAACAACCTCATCCTGGCCTAG
- the gata4 gene encoding transcription factor GATA-4 isoform X2, which translates to MCVSSPVRNCSHINIHSINTDVQLQGEDMYQGIMTTNHGSHSYEAGFLHNSSAGTSPVYVPTTRVVTPMMPSLPYLQTPGAPQQSSPASSHSAWAQPCSDAVPSYNHSSVSPRFAFSTSPPLSSTARDTAASYSGPLNISGSARSLSGSYHSPYPAYMSPNVGGAWSASPFDSPVLHGLQTGAPHGTTRHPNIDLFDDFAEGRECVNCGAMSTPLWRRDGTGHYLCNACGLYHKMNGINRPLIKPQRRLSASRRVGLSCTNCHTTTTTLWRRNAEGEPVCNACGLYMKLHGVPRPLAMKKEGIQTRKRKPKNLNKSQTGTPGSDGTPVTPSSTPRASTTTEEPRQIKTEPDTHSLYSHHSAHAQISALPAYMSAQGGAIPLKMSPGGHVMSSGSKAEPWNNLILA; encoded by the exons ATGTGTG TCAGCAGTCCCGTGCGTAACTGCAGCCATATCAATATTCATTCAATCAACACGGATGTCCAGCTTCAAGGAGAGGATATGTATCAGGGCATAATGACAACCAACCACGGATCCCACTCCTATGAGGCCGGATTTCTGCACAACTCCTCGGCGGGCACCTCTCCGGTGTATGTGCCCACCACCCGGGTCGTCACCCCGATGATGCCGTCGCTGCCTTACCTCCAGACGCCCGGTGCGCCGCAGCAGAGCAGCCCCGCGTCGAGCCACTCGGCCTGGGCGCAGCCGTGCAGCGACGCGGTGCCCTCGTACAAccactcctctgtgtctccgcGCTTCGCCTTCTCCACCAGCCCGCCGCTGTCCTCCACGGCCCGGGACACGGCAGCGTCTTACAGCGGCCCGCTAAACATCTCTGGCAGCGCCCGGAGCCTCAGCGGGTCGTATCACAGCCCCTACCCGGCCTACATGAGCCCGAACGTGGGTGGAGCATGGTCGGCGTCCCCCTTTGATAGCCCGGTCCTCCACGGTCTCCAAACCGGTGCTCCTCATGGCACAACACGGCACCCAAACATAG ACCTGTTCGATGACTTTGCTGAGGGTCGAGAGTGTGTGAACTGCGGGGCGATGTCGACCCCCCTCTGGAGGCGGGATGGGACTGGCCACTATCTGTGCAATGCCTGCGGACTGTACCACAAGATGAATGGCATCAACAGACCTCTCATCAAACCTCAACGACGGCTG tctgcctccaggagggttGGCCTGTCCTGCACCAACtgtcacaccaccaccaccaccctgtggCGACGAAACGCAGAGGGAGAGCCGGTCTGCAACGCCTGTGGCCTCTACATGAAGCTCCATGGG GTTCCACGACCCCTGGCCATGAAGAAGGAGGGGATCCAGACCCGCAAACGCAAACCCAAAAACCTCAACAAGTCCCAAACTG GGACCCCAGGAAGTGATGGGACTCCAGTCACGCCCAGCAGCACTCCCAGGGCCTCCACCACCACCGAGGAGCCTCGACAGATAAAGACCGAGCCGGACACTCACAGCTTGTACTCACACCACAGCGCACACGCACAG ATTTCCGCCCTCCCAGCCTACATGTCAGCTCAAGGCGGGGCCATTCCTCTCAAGATGTCCCCCGGGGGCCACGTCATGTCTTCTGGCTCCAAAGCAGAGCCCTGGAACAACCTCATCCTGGCCTAG
- the gata4 gene encoding transcription factor GATA-4 isoform X3 → MYQGIMTTNHGSHSYEAGFLHNSSAGTSPVYVPTTRVVTPMMPSLPYLQTPGAPQQSSPASSHSAWAQPCSDAVPSYNHSSVSPRFAFSTSPPLSSTARDTAASYSGPLNISGSARSLSGSYHSPYPAYMSPNVGGAWSASPFDSPVLHGLQTGAPHGTTRHPNIDLFDDFAEGRECVNCGAMSTPLWRRDGTGHYLCNACGLYHKMNGINRPLIKPQRRLGSDIFYMPQSASRRVGLSCTNCHTTTTTLWRRNAEGEPVCNACGLYMKLHGVPRPLAMKKEGIQTRKRKPKNLNKSQTGTPGSDGTPVTPSSTPRASTTTEEPRQIKTEPDTHSLYSHHSAHAQISALPAYMSAQGGAIPLKMSPGGHVMSSGSKAEPWNNLILA, encoded by the exons ATGTATCAGGGCATAATGACAACCAACCACGGATCCCACTCCTATGAGGCCGGATTTCTGCACAACTCCTCGGCGGGCACCTCTCCGGTGTATGTGCCCACCACCCGGGTCGTCACCCCGATGATGCCGTCGCTGCCTTACCTCCAGACGCCCGGTGCGCCGCAGCAGAGCAGCCCCGCGTCGAGCCACTCGGCCTGGGCGCAGCCGTGCAGCGACGCGGTGCCCTCGTACAAccactcctctgtgtctccgcGCTTCGCCTTCTCCACCAGCCCGCCGCTGTCCTCCACGGCCCGGGACACGGCAGCGTCTTACAGCGGCCCGCTAAACATCTCTGGCAGCGCCCGGAGCCTCAGCGGGTCGTATCACAGCCCCTACCCGGCCTACATGAGCCCGAACGTGGGTGGAGCATGGTCGGCGTCCCCCTTTGATAGCCCGGTCCTCCACGGTCTCCAAACCGGTGCTCCTCATGGCACAACACGGCACCCAAACATAG ACCTGTTCGATGACTTTGCTGAGGGTCGAGAGTGTGTGAACTGCGGGGCGATGTCGACCCCCCTCTGGAGGCGGGATGGGACTGGCCACTATCTGTGCAATGCCTGCGGACTGTACCACAAGATGAATGGCATCAACAGACCTCTCATCAAACCTCAACGACGGCTG GGCTCTGACATATTTTATATGCCGcagtctgcctccaggagggttGGCCTGTCCTGCACCAACtgtcacaccaccaccaccaccctgtggCGACGAAACGCAGAGGGAGAGCCGGTCTGCAACGCCTGTGGCCTCTACATGAAGCTCCATGGG GTTCCACGACCCCTGGCCATGAAGAAGGAGGGGATCCAGACCCGCAAACGCAAACCCAAAAACCTCAACAAGTCCCAAACTG GGACCCCAGGAAGTGATGGGACTCCAGTCACGCCCAGCAGCACTCCCAGGGCCTCCACCACCACCGAGGAGCCTCGACAGATAAAGACCGAGCCGGACACTCACAGCTTGTACTCACACCACAGCGCACACGCACAG ATTTCCGCCCTCCCAGCCTACATGTCAGCTCAAGGCGGGGCCATTCCTCTCAAGATGTCCCCCGGGGGCCACGTCATGTCTTCTGGCTCCAAAGCAGAGCCCTGGAACAACCTCATCCTGGCCTAG